From Phenylobacterium montanum, the proteins below share one genomic window:
- a CDS encoding LysR family transcriptional regulator, with protein MTLEQLRIFVAVAERQHMTRAAQALNLTQSAVSAGVAALEARYGVLLFDRVGRGLVLSESGRVFLPEARQVLARAAAAAQALDDLAGLRRGQVALGASQTVSNYWLPSRLAQFAEAHPGIKVSLMVGNTSQVAQAVLEGACELGFVEGEVDSHFLTRTRLAGDRIALYGAPTHPLAGVAFEPAALLGARWVLREPGSGTRSEFEHALTARGVDPARLNVVLELPSNEAVLEAAASGEFLTAVSELAAEPLVHARRLAPLAFRLAARAFDLLSHKERRRSHAAAAFVAGL; from the coding sequence ATGACCCTGGAGCAGCTGCGCATCTTCGTCGCCGTGGCCGAGCGACAGCACATGACCAGGGCCGCCCAGGCCCTGAACCTGACCCAGTCGGCGGTCAGCGCCGGGGTGGCGGCTCTGGAGGCGCGCTATGGCGTGCTGTTGTTCGACCGGGTCGGGCGGGGCCTGGTGCTGTCGGAGTCCGGCCGGGTGTTCCTGCCCGAGGCGCGGCAGGTCCTGGCGCGGGCCGCCGCCGCCGCCCAGGCCCTGGACGATCTCGCCGGCCTGAGGCGCGGCCAGGTGGCCCTGGGCGCCAGCCAGACCGTCTCCAACTACTGGCTGCCCTCGCGCCTGGCCCAGTTCGCCGAGGCGCATCCGGGGATCAAGGTCAGCCTGATGGTCGGCAACACCAGCCAGGTGGCCCAGGCGGTGCTGGAGGGCGCCTGCGAGCTGGGCTTCGTCGAGGGCGAGGTCGACAGCCACTTCCTGACCCGCACCCGCCTCGCCGGCGACCGCATCGCCCTCTACGGCGCGCCGACCCATCCCCTGGCCGGCGTGGCGTTCGAGCCGGCGGCCCTTTTGGGCGCACGCTGGGTGCTGCGCGAGCCCGGTTCGGGCACCCGGTCCGAGTTCGAGCACGCCCTGACCGCGCGAGGCGTCGACCCGGCCAGGCTCAACGTGGTGCTGGAGCTGCCCTCAAACGAGGCCGTGCTCGAGGCGGCGGCCAGCGGGGAATTTCTTACCGCAGTTTCGGAGCTGGCGGCGGAGCCCCTGGTTCATGCCCGTCGGCTGGCGCCGCTCGCCTTCAGGCTGGCGGCGCGGGCGTTCGATCTGCTCAGCCACAAGGAGCGTCGGCGCAGCCATGCGGCGGCGGCCTTTGTGGCCGGGCTCTAG
- a CDS encoding FkbM family methyltransferase: protein MLRRLLDWNPALRARARRIWRRFKRGGEAEMRLLRYLAPAGAVAVDVGANTGAYVAALVRLGCQVVAVEPNPTHANELELMFGSEIRLVRAAASDQTGMATLRVPRDRTLGGLGTIEAANPLSVEDSVEVEVPLMRLDELGLTNVAFIKMDVEGHELTALRGAERLIREQRPRILVEAEERHRDNAVGSIRDFLEPLGYEGFMLCGGLLTSVRAFDVKTHQNLGGFSLASLNRGVASPGYVNNFIFVPTEANLLGRVG from the coding sequence ATGCTGCGACGGCTGCTCGACTGGAACCCTGCCCTGCGCGCCCGGGCTCGACGGATATGGCGGCGGTTCAAACGCGGCGGCGAAGCGGAGATGAGGCTGTTGCGCTACCTGGCGCCGGCCGGCGCGGTGGCGGTCGACGTGGGCGCCAATACAGGGGCCTATGTCGCGGCCCTGGTCCGCCTAGGCTGCCAGGTCGTTGCCGTCGAACCCAACCCGACCCACGCCAACGAGCTGGAGCTGATGTTCGGCTCCGAGATCCGGCTTGTGCGGGCGGCGGCCAGCGACCAGACCGGCATGGCGACCCTCAGGGTGCCCCGCGACAGGACCCTGGGCGGCCTCGGCACCATCGAGGCGGCCAACCCCCTGTCGGTCGAGGACTCGGTCGAGGTCGAGGTGCCGCTGATGCGGCTCGATGAGCTGGGGCTGACCAATGTCGCCTTCATCAAGATGGACGTGGAGGGCCATGAGCTGACCGCCCTGCGCGGCGCCGAGCGGCTGATCCGCGAGCAGCGGCCGCGCATCCTGGTCGAGGCCGAAGAGCGCCACCGGGACAACGCCGTCGGCTCGATCCGCGATTTCCTGGAGCCCTTGGGCTACGAGGGCTTCATGCTCTGCGGCGGGCTCCTGACCTCGGTGCGGGCGTTCGACGTCAAGACGCACCAGAACCTGGGCGGCTTCAGCCTGGCCAGCCTTAATCGCGGCGTGGCCTCGCCGGGCTATGTGAACAACTTCATCTTCGTGCCGACCGAGGCCAACCTGCTCGGCCGGGTCGGCTGA
- a CDS encoding O-antigen ligase family protein yields the protein MATAIPRAAPQAWLVDNLLCAALTATVFSQFVALGATTPLLAASAATVELTLALIVLAASLGRVSPGYWSRLYPVGLVLLAALAWQAWPLWRGAIPGLQRLPGWRAPLNPDAAGLEALKLAGAIACALSAAILARSRARAIRLTSWLVVGGGAYVILSLWLWRWDPLYVWGIAKGDRTWSFTGSLLSANAAGAAFGMISVLALGLTQSMSRTLDLHAPRLRELLLFGAACFGVVAALAAAALTGSRTSLILTAFMTAALAIVDLTRIQDGTRLPRLIGAAVLGVILLAVALGVGLAPIAAKAGVIEEFGTRAAAYQDYLKAAWAAPWSGYGAGSFAMVNEAILPGARMDERWSFTAAHCAPLQAALESGLPFLALMAGAMLAGLAQVARAWIAHSAASAVGLAALAAGLLAIGCSMVDVALNVPAIAAFCALALGLAWGSAAGIDLPPRQRSAVSGWNPSGVADPAI from the coding sequence ATGGCGACAGCGATCCCGCGCGCCGCGCCCCAGGCCTGGCTGGTCGACAACCTCCTGTGCGCCGCCCTGACCGCGACGGTCTTCAGCCAGTTCGTGGCCCTGGGCGCGACGACGCCATTGCTGGCCGCCAGCGCGGCCACGGTCGAACTCACGCTGGCGCTGATCGTTCTTGCGGCGTCCCTCGGGCGGGTGTCGCCCGGCTACTGGTCCCGCCTCTATCCTGTGGGCCTGGTCCTGCTGGCGGCCCTCGCCTGGCAGGCTTGGCCGCTCTGGCGGGGCGCGATACCCGGCCTGCAGCGCCTGCCCGGCTGGCGCGCGCCGCTGAACCCGGACGCGGCTGGCCTGGAGGCGCTCAAGCTGGCCGGCGCGATCGCCTGCGCCCTTTCCGCCGCGATCCTCGCCCGCTCGCGGGCGCGGGCCATCCGCCTGACCAGCTGGCTGGTGGTGGGCGGCGGGGCCTATGTGATCCTGTCGCTATGGCTCTGGCGCTGGGACCCGCTCTATGTCTGGGGCATAGCCAAGGGCGACCGCACCTGGTCGTTCACCGGCAGCCTGCTCAGCGCCAACGCCGCGGGCGCGGCGTTCGGCATGATCAGCGTCCTGGCCCTGGGCCTCACCCAGTCGATGTCGCGCACCCTGGACCTGCACGCCCCGCGCCTGCGCGAACTCCTGCTGTTCGGCGCGGCCTGCTTCGGCGTGGTGGCCGCCCTGGCCGCCGCCGCCCTGACCGGGTCGCGAACCAGCCTGATCCTCACCGCCTTCATGACCGCGGCCCTGGCCATCGTCGACCTGACCCGGATCCAGGATGGAACGCGATTGCCGCGCCTGATCGGCGCCGCCGTGCTGGGCGTGATCCTGCTGGCCGTGGCGCTGGGGGTCGGCCTCGCCCCCATAGCCGCCAAGGCCGGCGTCATCGAGGAGTTCGGCACGCGCGCCGCAGCCTACCAGGACTACCTGAAGGCCGCCTGGGCGGCGCCATGGTCCGGCTACGGCGCCGGCTCCTTCGCCATGGTCAATGAGGCCATCTTGCCGGGAGCGCGTATGGATGAGCGCTGGAGCTTCACGGCCGCCCACTGCGCGCCCTTGCAGGCCGCGCTGGAGAGCGGGCTGCCGTTTCTCGCGCTGATGGCCGGCGCCATGCTGGCCGGCCTGGCACAGGTGGCGCGGGCCTGGATCGCGCACAGCGCCGCCAGCGCCGTGGGCCTGGCGGCCCTGGCCGCGGGCCTGCTGGCGATCGGCTGCTCGATGGTCGACGTCGCCCTGAACGTCCCCGCGATCGCCGCCTTCTGCGCCCTGGCGCTGGGGCTGGCCTGGGGGTCGGCGGCGGGCATCGACCTGCCGCCGCGCCAGCGCTCGGCGGTGAGCGGGTGGAACCCCTCGGGGGTTGCGGATCCCGCGATCTAA
- a CDS encoding FAD-dependent oxidoreductase: MILDARQDGAPRSLKTGIAIIGSGAAGLTLALELDRLGLDCVVLEAGGDGFDKSAQEFYRAASISPEDHGPVHMYRRREFGGTTSIWGGRCIPFDPIDFEDRPWIPRGRWPVSYDEVAAHYLRALEICKAGPNLFRAEEGLPGSQAPMVEGLASEDVILDRIERFSEPTHFGRAYREQITASKAVTVLVNAVVVEITASEGGRAATGVLAKTTAGAEIRIEAPTVVVAAGALETARLLLASRSAKACGLGNEKDLVGRFYQSHLEGEVGEIQFKAAAERVRLDYERSPEGIYCRRYIWLSPEAQRREKLGGLLIRPTHVSIADPGHGNPVLSAMYIVKDLLVPEYGRKMTSTEREAAGRLASSRSALFARHLTNVVLGSPRLMAFGLNWVRKRNLAKRKLPSVVLRDARGHYVLDVNAEQTPNFDSRVHLSDQLDPLGVPRLHVDWRTTAQDRDMVARALPLIQKGFATGKAAEVQFGRAPADYAARLTRIGGHHIGTARMAASADDGVVDANGQAFDCKGLYVAGASSFATSGFANPTLVIVALALRLAQHLKDARQG, from the coding sequence ATGATCCTTGACGCGCGCCAGGACGGCGCTCCACGCAGCCTGAAGACCGGCATCGCCATCATAGGCTCCGGCGCGGCCGGCCTGACCCTGGCCCTGGAGCTGGATCGCCTGGGCCTGGACTGCGTGGTGCTGGAGGCCGGCGGCGACGGCTTCGACAAGAGCGCCCAGGAATTCTACCGCGCCGCCTCGATCTCGCCCGAGGACCACGGGCCGGTGCATATGTACCGCCGCCGCGAATTCGGCGGCACTACCTCTATCTGGGGCGGCCGCTGCATCCCCTTCGACCCGATCGACTTCGAAGATCGCCCCTGGATTCCCCGCGGCCGCTGGCCGGTCTCCTATGACGAGGTCGCCGCCCACTACCTGCGGGCGCTGGAAATCTGCAAGGCCGGGCCGAACCTGTTCCGCGCCGAGGAAGGCCTGCCCGGCTCCCAGGCGCCCATGGTCGAGGGTCTGGCGAGCGAGGACGTGATCCTGGACCGCATCGAGCGCTTCAGCGAACCGACCCATTTCGGCCGCGCCTACCGCGAACAGATCACCGCCAGCAAGGCGGTCACCGTGCTGGTCAACGCCGTCGTGGTCGAGATCACCGCCAGCGAAGGCGGGCGGGCGGCGACCGGCGTCCTGGCCAAGACCACCGCTGGCGCGGAGATCCGCATCGAAGCCCCGACCGTGGTGGTCGCCGCCGGCGCGCTGGAGACCGCCCGCCTGCTCCTGGCCTCGCGCTCCGCCAAGGCCTGCGGCCTCGGCAACGAGAAGGACCTCGTGGGCCGCTTCTATCAATCCCACCTCGAGGGCGAGGTCGGCGAGATCCAGTTCAAGGCCGCGGCGGAAAGGGTTCGCCTGGACTACGAGCGCTCGCCCGAGGGAATCTATTGCCGCCGCTACATCTGGCTCTCGCCCGAGGCCCAGCGGCGCGAGAAGCTGGGCGGCCTTCTGATCCGCCCGACCCACGTCTCGATCGCCGACCCCGGCCACGGCAACCCGGTGCTGTCGGCCATGTACATCGTCAAGGACCTGCTGGTTCCCGAATACGGGCGCAAGATGACCTCGACCGAGCGCGAGGCCGCAGGGCGCCTCGCCTCCAGCCGCAGCGCCCTCTTCGCCCGGCACCTGACCAATGTCGTACTGGGTTCGCCCCGGCTGATGGCCTTTGGCCTGAACTGGGTCAGGAAGCGCAACCTCGCCAAGCGCAAGCTGCCGTCCGTGGTGCTGCGGGACGCGCGGGGCCACTACGTCCTCGACGTCAACGCCGAGCAGACGCCGAACTTCGACAGCCGGGTCCATCTCAGCGACCAGCTCGATCCCCTGGGCGTGCCGCGGTTGCACGTCGATTGGCGCACCACGGCCCAGGACCGCGACATGGTCGCCCGCGCCCTGCCCCTGATCCAGAAAGGCTTCGCCACGGGCAAGGCCGCCGAGGTGCAGTTCGGGCGCGCCCCTGCGGACTACGCCGCGCGCCTGACCCGCATCGGCGGCCACCACATCGGCACGGCGCGGATGGCCGCCTCGGCGGACGACGGCGTGGTCGACGCCAACGGCCAGGCCTTCGACTGCAAGGGCCTCTATGTCGCCGGCGCGTCCAGCTTCGCCACATCCGGCTTCGCCAACCCCACCCTGGTCATCGTCGCCCTCGCCTTGCGCCTGGCGCAGCATTTGAAGGATGCTCGCCAGGGCTAG